From Kineosporia succinea, the proteins below share one genomic window:
- a CDS encoding SAM-dependent methyltransferase, whose protein sequence is MPNSARMYDYWLGGKDNYAADRELAELFLQKIPSMREMARANRDFVTRVTHYLADQGVRQFIDIGTGIPTSPNLHETAQAVAPDTHVVYADNDQVVLAHARALMISNEVGQVAYIDADVREPEQFLGSADLKEQLDLDRPVALMLIAVLMLIDDSEGIHESVAQLRDALPSGSYIAITHPTADFDPPVVAEVAGAARASGMTFVPRSHDEVAAFLGDWELVESGLVPVKAWPRPAGDDADAKSAWYWAGVARKP, encoded by the coding sequence GTGCCCAACTCCGCGCGGATGTACGACTACTGGCTCGGCGGCAAGGACAACTACGCCGCCGACCGTGAGCTGGCCGAGCTCTTTCTGCAGAAGATCCCCTCGATGCGCGAGATGGCCCGGGCCAACCGCGATTTCGTCACGCGGGTCACGCACTACCTGGCCGATCAGGGGGTGCGGCAGTTCATCGACATCGGCACCGGCATCCCGACCAGTCCCAACCTGCACGAGACCGCCCAGGCCGTGGCGCCCGACACGCACGTGGTCTACGCCGACAACGACCAGGTCGTGCTCGCCCACGCCCGGGCGCTGATGATCAGCAACGAGGTCGGCCAGGTCGCCTACATCGACGCCGACGTGCGCGAGCCCGAGCAGTTCCTCGGCAGTGCCGACCTGAAGGAACAGCTCGACCTCGACCGTCCCGTCGCGCTCATGCTCATCGCCGTGCTGATGCTGATCGACGATTCCGAGGGCATCCACGAGTCGGTCGCGCAGCTGCGCGACGCCCTGCCCTCCGGCAGCTACATCGCGATCACACACCCCACGGCCGATTTCGACCCGCCGGTGGTGGCCGAGGTGGCCGGCGCCGCCCGCGCCTCGGGCATGACCTTCGTGCCGCGCTCGCACGACGAGGTCGCCGCGTTCCTGGGCGACTGGGAACTCGTCGAGTCCGGTCTGGTGCCGGTGAAGGCCTGGCCCCGGCCCGCCGGTGACGATGCCGACGCGAAGTCGGCCTGGTACTGGGCCGGGGTGGCCCGCAAGCCGTAG